One stretch of Manis pentadactyla isolate mManPen7 chromosome 10, mManPen7.hap1, whole genome shotgun sequence DNA includes these proteins:
- the TAMALIN gene encoding protein TAMALIN isoform X2, translating to MTLRRLRKLQQKEEAAAAPDPAARAPDSEVAPAAPSPTPASGPRAAAASPGAPGDELYAALEDCHPAELYRALAVSGGTLPRRKGSGLRWKNLSQSPEQQRKVLTLEKEENQTFGFEIQTYGLHHREEQRVEMVTFVCRVHESSPAQLAGLTPGDTIASVNGLNVEGIRHREIVDIIKASGNVLRLETLYGTSIRKAELEARLQYLKQTLYEKWGEYRSLMVQEQRLVHGLVVKDPSIYDTLESVRSCLYGAGLLPGSLPFGPLLAAPRAPRGGERRAGGDADDAVYHTCFFGGADPPALPPPPPPPPARASVRAEPPASALGPRAMLSRSASVRCAGPGGGGGGGALGALWTEAREQALCGPGLRKTKYRSFRRRLLKFIPGLNRSLEEEESQL from the exons ATGACCCTCCGCCGACTCAGGAAGCTGCAGCAGAAGGAGGAGGCGGCAGCCGCCCCGGACCCCGCCGCCCGTGCTCCCGACTCGGAGGTCGCTCCCGCCGCTCCGTCCCCGACCCCAGCCTCGGGCCCCCGGGCTGCAGCCGCCAGCCCTGGGGCTCCTGGGGACGAGCTGTACGCGGCGCTGGAGGACTGTCACCCGGCCGAGCTGTATCGCGCGCTCGCTGTGTCCGGGGGCACCCTGCCCCGCCGAAAG GGCTCAGGACTCCGCTGGAAGAATCTCAGCCAGAGTCCTGAACAGCAGCG GAAAGTGCTGACTTTGGAGAAGGAGGAGAACCAGACCTTCGGCTTTGAGATCCAG ACTTACGGCCTTCACCACCGAGAGGAGCAGCGTGTGGAGATGGTGACTTTTGTCTGCCGGGTTCATGAGTCCAGCCCTGCCCAGCTGGCTGGGCTCACACCAG GTGACACCATCGCTAGTGTCAACGGCCTGAACGTGGAAGGGATCAGGCATCGAGAGATTGTTGACATCATCAAGGCTTCTGGCAATGTTCTAAG ACTGGAAACTCTGTATGGGACTTCGATTCGGAAAGCGGAACTGGAGGCACGCCTACAGTACCTGAAG CAAACCCTGTATGAGAAGTGGGGAGAATACAGGTCCCTGATGGTGCAGGAGCAGCGGCTGGTGCACG GCCTCGTGGTGAAGGACCCGAGCATCTACGACACGCTGGAGTCTGTGCGCTCCTGCCTGTACGGGGCGGGTCTGCTCCCAGGCTCGCTGCCCTTTGGGCCTCTGCTGGCAGCGCCCCGAGCCCCCCGTGGGGGCGAGCGGCGGGCCGGGGGCGACGCGGACGACGCTGTCTACCACACGTGCTTCTTCGGGGGCGCTGACCCACccgcgctgccgccgccgccgccgccgccgcctgccCGTGCATCCGTCCGCGCTGAGCCGCCTGCCTCGGCCCTGGGGCCCCGGGCAATGCTGAGCCGCAGCGCCAGCGTGCGGTGCGCGGGCcccgggggcgggggcggcgggggcgCGCTGGGCGCGCTCTGGACTGAGGCCCGCGAGCAGGCCCTGTGTGGCCCTGGCCTGCGCAAAACGAAGTACCGCAGCTTCCGTCGGCGGCTGCTCAAGTTCATCCCCGGACTCAACCgctccctggaggaggaggagagccaGCTGTAG
- the TAMALIN gene encoding protein TAMALIN isoform X1, protein MTLRRLRKLQQKEEAAAAPDPAARAPDSEVAPAAPSPTPASGPRAAAASPGAPGDELYAALEDCHPAELYRALAVSGGTLPRRKGSGLRWKNLSQSPEQQRKVLTLEKEENQTFGFEIQTYGLHHREEQRVEMVTFVCRVHESSPAQLAGLTPGDTIASVNGLNVEGIRHREIVDIIKASGNVLRYVQVSVGCQASFSPDSLDDSLGVSASSPWGLTGPLISQPPQTGNSVWDFDSESGTGGTPTVPEAPDREVGCVLQQTLYEKWGEYRSLMVQEQRLVHGLVVKDPSIYDTLESVRSCLYGAGLLPGSLPFGPLLAAPRAPRGGERRAGGDADDAVYHTCFFGGADPPALPPPPPPPPARASVRAEPPASALGPRAMLSRSASVRCAGPGGGGGGGALGALWTEAREQALCGPGLRKTKYRSFRRRLLKFIPGLNRSLEEEESQL, encoded by the exons ATGACCCTCCGCCGACTCAGGAAGCTGCAGCAGAAGGAGGAGGCGGCAGCCGCCCCGGACCCCGCCGCCCGTGCTCCCGACTCGGAGGTCGCTCCCGCCGCTCCGTCCCCGACCCCAGCCTCGGGCCCCCGGGCTGCAGCCGCCAGCCCTGGGGCTCCTGGGGACGAGCTGTACGCGGCGCTGGAGGACTGTCACCCGGCCGAGCTGTATCGCGCGCTCGCTGTGTCCGGGGGCACCCTGCCCCGCCGAAAG GGCTCAGGACTCCGCTGGAAGAATCTCAGCCAGAGTCCTGAACAGCAGCG GAAAGTGCTGACTTTGGAGAAGGAGGAGAACCAGACCTTCGGCTTTGAGATCCAG ACTTACGGCCTTCACCACCGAGAGGAGCAGCGTGTGGAGATGGTGACTTTTGTCTGCCGGGTTCATGAGTCCAGCCCTGCCCAGCTGGCTGGGCTCACACCAG GTGACACCATCGCTAGTGTCAACGGCCTGAACGTGGAAGGGATCAGGCATCGAGAGATTGTTGACATCATCAAGGCTTCTGGCAATGTTCTAAGGTATGTCCAGGTGTCTGTGGGCTGCCAGGCTTCTTTTAGCCCTGACAGTCTTGATGACAGTCTTGGTGTCAGTGCTTCCTCGCCCTGGGGGCTCACTGGGCCTCTGATTTCCCAACCCCCTCAGACTGGAAACTCTGTATGGGACTTCGATTCGGAAAGCGGAACTGGAGGCACGCCTACAGTACCTGAAG CTCCTGACAGGGAAGTGGGGTGTGTCTTGCAGCAAACCCTGTATGAGAAGTGGGGAGAATACAGGTCCCTGATGGTGCAGGAGCAGCGGCTGGTGCACG GCCTCGTGGTGAAGGACCCGAGCATCTACGACACGCTGGAGTCTGTGCGCTCCTGCCTGTACGGGGCGGGTCTGCTCCCAGGCTCGCTGCCCTTTGGGCCTCTGCTGGCAGCGCCCCGAGCCCCCCGTGGGGGCGAGCGGCGGGCCGGGGGCGACGCGGACGACGCTGTCTACCACACGTGCTTCTTCGGGGGCGCTGACCCACccgcgctgccgccgccgccgccgccgccgcctgccCGTGCATCCGTCCGCGCTGAGCCGCCTGCCTCGGCCCTGGGGCCCCGGGCAATGCTGAGCCGCAGCGCCAGCGTGCGGTGCGCGGGCcccgggggcgggggcggcgggggcgCGCTGGGCGCGCTCTGGACTGAGGCCCGCGAGCAGGCCCTGTGTGGCCCTGGCCTGCGCAAAACGAAGTACCGCAGCTTCCGTCGGCGGCTGCTCAAGTTCATCCCCGGACTCAACCgctccctggaggaggaggagagccaGCTGTAG